GATGTCGGGCTGGACACCGAGCACGATGGTCAGAAGCAGCAGCACCGCGAGCGGTGCCACGTCGTGGAACGGCGCTTCGGTGATTTCGTAGTCACCATCGAACTCGAAGGGTCCGAAGAGAGTCCGCTGCATCGCGAACAGCAGGTAGCCCGCGACGATGACGATACCAAACATCGCCGCACCGGTGAACAGCGGCATCGCCGCCATCACCGTGGACTCGAACGCGCCCTTGAAGATGAAGAACTCGGCGGCGAATCCGGCCATGAGCGGGAGGCCCATGTAACCGAACGCACCGGCGACGAAGATCCCCGCCGTGACGGGCATCTTGTCCGCCATCCCGGACATGTCCGTGACCATCCGCGTGTGCGTCGTGTTGTAGATGACACCGACGGCCATGAACATCAGGCCGGAGATGAGGCCGTGGGCGACCATCTGGAAGGTCGCACCGCCGACACCGTAGGTGGTGTAGGCGATGAGACCGAGGATGACGTACCCCATCGACGACACGGAGGAGTACGCGACGATGCGCTTGAGGTCCTGTTGTGCCAGCGCGAGGAGTGCGCCGTAGATGACGCTTGCGACGGCAACCAGAGCGATAGGCAGCGCGAAGCTACGCGCCGTCTCCGGCAGCATCGTGAAGTTGAACCGAAGCAGGGCGTACGTACCCATCTTCAGGAGCACACCAGCCAGCATGACCGACGCCGGCGTGGGTGCTTCGACGTGAGCGTCCGGCAGCCACGTGTGGAACGGGACGACCGGGACCTTGACCGCGAATCCGAGGAACATCGCGATGAACGCGACCGACGCCAGCGCGCTCGCCGAGAGACCGGCGAAACCGCTGAGTTGGCCGGCCTGCAGTGCCTGGGCAATCTCGGGGAGGCGGAGCGAGGAGATGGAGTCTCCCAGACCGAACACCAGCGAGATGAACCCGATGAACATCACGAGCGACGCGATGTTGGTGTAGACGAAGAACTTGATTGCCGCGTACTTGCGGCGGGGGCCGCCCCAGACACCGATGAGGAAGTACATCGGGACGAGGACAGCCTCCCAGAAGACGAACCAGACGAAGAAGTCGAGCGCCGTGAAGACGCCGAGGAGGTTCGCCTCCATCAGGAGCATGAGTCCGTAGAACTGCGACTCACGCTCCGAAATGGGGGTCCACGAGCTCAGGATAGCGAGCGTGGTCAGGATGGTCGTGAGCACGACGAGCGGAAGGCTAATTCCGTCGACGCCGACCATCCAGTGGAGGTCGTACTGACCGAGTTGCAGCCAGACGACGTCTGTCTCGAACGCGATGTTCCCGCCAAGTAAGGCGTTCCCGCTCGCGTCGTACTGTTGCCACATCAGAAGGCTCCCGAGGACGGGAACCAGACTCAGCGCGAAGGCCGCCTTGCCGGCATAACGGTCCGGCAGGACGAATGTGACCAGCGCGGCGAGGAACGTGACTGCGATGAGCGCTTCGATTATCATGCGAACCAACCTCCAATGAGGCCAAGACCAAGCAGCAGGGCCGTCAGACCGAGCGTCAGGAGTGCCGCGTAGTTGCTCACCACACCGGTCTGGATGCGCTTCATACGCGAACCGATGAACAGGCTGACGCTGGAGACGCCGTTAACGACGCCGTCGATGACGCCCTGGTCGAACTTGTCGAGGACGCGCGAGATGGGCTGGACGACGCCAGTGGCGATCCAGACCTGGTACTCGTCTTGGTAGTAGTTGTTGTACAGTACGGTCTTGATGCTCCCGAGCTTCTCCGTGTGTTCGACGGGTTCGGGGACGTTGTACAGCACGTACGCGAGCGCGGCACCGCCGAGTGCGAGGCCGAGCGAGACAGCGGCACCGATGGCCACCGTCGTCGCCTCACCACCGATGTAGCTCGAACTGTACGGGAGGAGTTCGGCGTAGTGGTGCGCGTTCAGCGAGTCGAAGCTTCCGTCGAGGAACTGGTGCAGGAAGTCGATTCCCTTGATGCCGAGGAGCTTCTCGACGGGAACCATGTTGACCAGCCCGGCCGTCGTGGCGAGCACGCCGAGGACGACGAGCGGGGCTTTGACGTTCCAGTGAACACCGTGTGGGTCCCGTGCCGTCTCGGACCGGGGCTCACCGTGGAAGGTGAGGAACACCATCCGGAAGGTGTAGAAGCCGGTGAAGAAGACGGCGAGCAGGCCCATCGCGTAGGCGGCCAGCAGAATCGGACTGCCGCCGAGCCCGTGGATGAGCGTCTCGTACAGCACCTCGTCCTTCGACCAGAAGCCGGCGAACGGGACGATACCCGCGAGCGCGAGCGACCCGGCGAGGAACGTGTAGTAGGTCACGGGCATCTTCTTCTTCAGACCGCCCATGTCCCACATGTTCTCGTTGTGGTGCATCGCGATGATGACCGACCCTGCGCCAAGGAACAGGAGCGCCTTGAAGAAGGCGTGGGTCATGAGGTGGAACGTCGCGGCGACGTAGCCACCGGCACCGAGGCCGAGCATCATGTAGCCGTACTGGCTGATGGTCGAGTACGCGAGCACCTGCTTGATTTCTTTCTTGACGACACCCATCGTCGCCGCGAAGAGGGCGGTGAAGCCCCCGATGAGGGCGATGATGGCGAGCGTCGTCGGGGTCAGCGCGTAGAACCCGTACATCCGGGCGACGAGGTAGACACCGGCCGCAACCATCGTCGCTGCGTGGATGAGTGCGGAGACCGGGGTCGGACCTTCCATCGCGTCCGGAAGCCACGTGTGCAGGGGGAACTGCGCGGACTTGCCGACGACGCCTCCGAGAACGAGGAGGCCGACGACGGTGAACCACGCCTGTTCGCCCATGCCGAGGAACGTGTTGACCGAGTGTTCGCCAGCGAGCGCTTCCTCGGCGAGTACCGGGAACGCTTCGGGGCCGGCGAAGGCCGCAGAGCCGAACGTCGCGAAGACCGCGACGACACCGATGAGGAAGAAGTAGTCACCAAAGCGGGTGACGAGGAACGCCTTCTTCGCTGCACTCGGTGGGCCGTCCTGGCGGAACCAGAAGCCGATGAGCAGGTAGGAACACAGTCCCACGAGCTCGAAGAACATGAACGCCATGAGCAGGTTGTCTGCGACGACGAACCCGAGCATGGAGGCGGTGAACAGGCCGAGACCGGCGTAGTAGCGCGGGAGGCCCGTCTCGCCTTCGTCGTTCATGTAGCCGAGACTGAAGACGTGGACGAGGAACGCGATGAGCGTCACGATGACCAGCATCATCGACGACAGCGGGTCGATGAGGAGGCCGAACGTGAGGTTGACCGCGTCTAACCCCTCGGCCCACGTGTAGATTGTCTGATTGTACGTCTGTCCTCCACTGACGGCGAAGAACGTCGCGACTGCGAGCAGGAACGACCCTGCCGTCGCGCCGATACCCGCCAGTGCGCCTCCCTTCGGCATGTACCGCCCCGCTCCGAGTGCGATCAGGAACGAGAGGAACGGGAGGAGGACGATGGCCGGAGCGAATTCGAGTATGCCTGCCATAGATTTACCACCTCATCGTCGTTGCTTCGGTGACGTCGACGCCGTCGAAGTTGCGGTACAGCACGAGGATGATGCCGATACCGACTGCGACTTCAGCGGCGGCGAGCGCCATCGTGAAGAGGCCGAACGTCTGGCCCGTCACGTTGCCCCAGTAGTAGGAGAACGCGACGAGGTTGATGTTGGCTGCGTTCAGCATCAGTTCGACCGACATCAGGAACAACAGCGCGTTGCGCCGGGTGAGCAGGCCGAAGAGGCCGATGCAGAACACCGCGGCCGACAGAACGAGGTAGTACTGTCCGGGTACCATTACTGGTCACCCTCCTCGTCGTTGTCGAACAGCGTGCACTTCAGTTCTTGACCACCGTCGGCCAGAATCGTCCGCATCTCGCCGCTCTCTCCCTCGCGACGTGCGAGGAGGACAGCGCCAACGAGTGCGGCGACGAGCACGAGGTCGATAATCTCGAACGCGACGAGCATGCTCTCGCCCTCGACGCTGCCGAAGCCGAGGTTGAACATCGTGTAGCCGATGCTCGCGGTCAGATTAGCGCCCTCTGCGAATCCCTGTGGGTTCGGGAACGACGCACCGAGGAACACGACTGCCATCACGACGAACAGTGCGACGGCAGCGAGTCCAGGTACGAGGTGCGAACCGAGCTTCAACTGCGGTTTCGTGGTCATGTGCGACTCACCTCCGGATTGATACGCGTCAGCATCACGGCGAACGTGATGAGAATCAGCACCCCGCCGACGTAGACGAGGATCTGCATGGCGGCGAGGAACTCCGCCTGCAGCATCACGTAATGCACCGCGACGCTCAAGAGCGCGCCCCCGAGCAGGAGTGCGGAATGCCAGATGTCCCGCACGAGGACGACGCCCAGGCTGCAGCCCACGGTGATGAGGGCGAACAGCGCGAACGCGATGGTTTCATAAACCATTGTGTGTGTCTCCTTGAGATATCCCTTTGAACATTTCGAGAACGTCCTCAGCGCCCCGTAGCGGACGCAGGCTGACGGTACTCGAACGATTCTCTCGCGGTCATGTTACTGATAGTCGACCTCTCCTTCGCCCTCGCCAATCCACGCGTTGCGGTCGGGGTTGCGAGAGTTGAGCGGGTCGATATCCTTGTACCACGGGACGTTCTTGAGCTGTTCTTTGTTGTAGACGAAGTCGTTCTTCGTGTCTGCAGTGAACTCGAAGTTCTGCGTGAGCAGAATCGCGTCGACGGGGCAGACCTCCTCACACAGTCGGCAGTAGATACACTGGCCGATGTGCAGGTTGTACTGCTCGCCGTTGCGCTTGTCGTCCTGAACGATCTGAATCGTGTCGTTCGGACAGACGTTCTCACACTGACGACACCAGATACAGCGCTCTTGGCTGAACTTGTGGACACCGCGGAAGCGCGGACTGACTTCGGGCGCTTCTTCGGGGTACTCGACCGTGAACGTCTGGCCGTCGAGTGCGTGCTTCAGCGTCACTGCCATGCCCTTCAGAATTCCAATCATGCAATCACCCCCACGATAATGGCCGTGAGAACCAGGTTGGCGAAGGACAGGACGAGCATGCCTTTCCAACCAATTTCGAGGAACTGGTCGACGCGGAGACGCGGCACTGCGGAGCGCGCCCACTGGGTGAACAGGAAGAACGCCCAGATTTTGATGGTGAACCAGATGAACCCGGGCAGGACCGGACCTGCTGGGCCACCGAGGAACAACGTTGCCGCGATAGCGCCACCGAGGAAGATGTGGATGAACTCACCGAGGTAGATGAGGACGAAGTAGATAGAGGAGTACTCCGTCTGGTACCCGGCGACAATCTCGGTCGGCGCTTCGGGGATGTCGAACGGGTTGCGGCCAATCTCCGCGAGGTTCGCGATGATGAACAGCGCGAACGCGAACGGGTTGACGAACGCGAACCACGTCGGAATCGACACACCGGCGACGGTGAGCAGTGGTTCTGCCTGCACGGCGACGATTTCGCTCATGCGGAGCGACCCGGCGAAGATGACGACCGAGGCCGCGGTGATGACGAGCGGAATCTCGTACGCGATGTTCGCCGCGACGGCGCGAAGTGCGCCGATGAGCGAGAACTTGTTGTTCGACGCGTAGCCAGACATGACGAGACCGAGCGAGGCAATCGACGCCGCCGCGAAGGCGAACGCGAGGCCAGTCTCGGGGTCTGCGAGCTGGATACCGCTACCCATCGGGATGACGGCGAACCCAAGCAGCGCAGAAAACGGAATGATCATCGGTGCGAGGTCCCACGCGGGACGGTCGACACCTTCGGGAACGATGAGTTCCTTAGACATCAGACGGACAGCGTCCGGGATGATGACGAGCAACCCGAACGGCCCGATACGGTTGACCGCGATGCGGTCACCGAACGCGGCCGTAATCTTCCGTTTTGCCCATGGGCCGGCGATTGCCGTCGTGATGAGCATGATGTTGGCGATGATGAACGCGCCGATGAGTCCACCGACGACGTCACCGAGGACGCCTTCGAGGCCGAGAAGGCCACTGATGGTGTCCGGAAGGGTCGTTGCTTGCAGCGTTGTCGTCATTACCGGTCCACCTCACCGAGAACGATGTCGAGGCTACCGAGCGATGCGATCATGTCCGGGATGTACTCGCCTTCAGACATCTCGGGGAGCGTCTGGAGGTTCGAGAAACACGGACTGCGAATCTTGAAGCGTGCCGGTTTGTCGGTGCCGTCGGCGCGGATGTAGATACCGAGTTCGCCTTTCGCACCTTCGACAGCGCGGTAGATTTCCGTGTCTTCGTCCGGTTTGAGGGTGCGCGGAACGTTCGCCTGGATGTTCCGCTCGTCTTCTGGCCAGTCTTCCAGCAGGTCGACACACTGCTGGATAATCTTGGCCGACTCCTCCACTTCGCGCATGCGCACGAGCAGGCGCGAGAAGTTGTCGCACCCGTCTTCGACGACGACGTCCCAGTCGAGTTTGTCGTAGTAGCCGTAGGGGTCGTCGCGGCGGAGGTCGTAGTCGATGCCAGAGCCACGGGCGACCGGTCCGGTCGCACCGTAGGACTTGGCGACTTCCGGCGGCAGGACGCCAGTTCCGACCGTACGCGCCTGGAGAATCTCGTTCGAGGTGATCATGTCGTGGTACTCCTCGAGCGCCTCCGGCAGGTCGTCGATGAAGTCACGAATCTTCTCGAAGAACTCCTCGCGTGGTTCGGGGAGGTCCCAGACGACGCCACCGAGACGGAAGTAGTTGAACATCATCCGCTGCCCGGTGAGGTCTTCGAGGATGTTCTGGACGATTTCACGGTCCCGCATGGCGTACATGAAGATCGCCGTGAAGTCGCCGTAGACGTCGAGCGCGAACGTGCCGAGCGCAATCATGTGCGACGCGATGCGGCACAGTTCGGCACCCATCGTCCGGATAATCTGTGCGTACTCCGGCACCTCGATGTCCGCGAGGTCCTCCGCGGTGCGGGCGTAAGCCCACTCGTTCAGGAGGCCCGCCGAGATGTAGTCCCAGCGGTCGGGGTACGGCATAATCTGGTGACGGTAGGTCCCCTGCTGACAGATCTGCTCTTCGCAGCGGTGCAGGTAGCCGATGTCGGGTTCGAGGTCGACGACCTGCTCACCGTCGACGACCGTCTCGACGTGAAGCACGCCGTGGGTCGCCGGGTGGTGCGGTCCGATGTTGATGTACATCGTGTTGCCCTCGTCGCCGCGACTGTCCTGTTCGAGCGGGTTCGCGTGCTCGGTGAGGGTCGCAATCTGTGGGCGGTCCTGGTCGTAGTCGAGGCCCAGCGGGTGTCCCTGCCACGTCTCGGGGAGGAGGATGCGGCGGAGGTCCGGGTGGTCTTCGTACTGGATACCGACGAGGTCGTACGCCTCACGCTCGTGCCAGTCGGCCGTGCGGAACACGGGTTCTGCGGACTGGCTGACCGGGTTGTCTTTCGACGTCGGAACGACGATGCTCACTTCGTCAGTGCGCTCGTCGTACTTCGTCAGGTGGTAGATGGACTCGTAGCGGTCCTCGTACTCCTGTGCGGTCACACACGAGAGGTGATCGAATCCAGCCTCGTCGCGGAGTTTGAACAGGGTCTCTTGGACCTGGTCGGGGCGGATGACGAAGCCCGGTGCGTTGAGGTGCTCTTCGCGGCTCAAGACGAGGTCGCCGAGCAGGTCGGCGAGTTCGTCACCGCGGGAGCGCTCCTGAATGGCGTCTTCCGAGGGTTCCTGTTCTTCCAAGCTCATGGTGAATCAGCCCAGTTATACCGCATGACGAGGTCGTCCTCGTCGATCTGTTCGGCGAGTTTGTCGACGATTTCGTCGCGCGGAAGGTCACCGAACTGCTCCAGCTCGTACGGCTTGACCGTGACGGGGCTCGACTCACCGTTCGCGATGCGCTCTTGGAGCTTCGCGATACCGTAGATGAGCGCCTCCGGGCGCGGCGGGCAACCGGGGATGTGGATGTCCACCGGGATGACCTCTTCTGCGCCCTTGATGACGTTGTAGCCCTCGTGGAACGGGCCGCCCGAGATGGTACACGACCCCATGCCGACGACGAACTTCGGTTCGGGCATCTGGTCGTACACACGCTTCATACGCGGGGCGAACTTCGAGACGATCGTCCCGGGCACGATAATGACGTCCGCTTGTCGCGGGGACGCACGCGGCACACCGGCCGCGAAGCGGTCCAGGTCGTGCTTGATGGCGTACGTGTGCATCATCTCGATACTGCAGCATGCGATACCGAACTGCAGCATGAACATCGAGGACCCACGGACCCAGTTCATGAACTTGTCGAACTTCGTGAGGATGAACGGCGACGAGCCGAACGCCTCCCGAAGCTTCGAGTTGAACCGGTCGTCCGCACCCGACATGCGGGCGTCGCGGGTCTCGGTCTGTACCTGTGTATCGTCCGTGACGAATGGTTTTTGTTCGCTACTCATGCGTCTTGTCTCTCTGTCTTACGACGGTTCGCCTGCGGGCTTTTGACCCACTTGACGGCGCCGTTGCGCCACGCCCAGACGAGTCCGACGACGAGCACACCGATGAAAACGAGCATCGGCGTCAGAATCGTCCCCAGAGACGCGCCCTGTTCGAGAGCGGAGCGGTAGATGACTGTCCACGGGAAAATCAGGACAGTCTCGATGTCGAACACGACGAACAGCAACGCGACCATGTAGTACTGTATGTTAAACTGGACGCGTGCCGTGCCGGTCGGCACCTCACCACTCTCGTACGTGGCACTCTTTCCTTGTTCCGGTACGCTTGGGCGCAGCATCGCCGACATTGCCATCATGACTAATGGTAAGCCGACAGCGACGACACCCATCGCACCGATTGCAATCCAATCACTCATGCGGTGTCTCCCTGACGTGCGGCGGTTAGAAGCGCTCCCCTATAAACATTGATTTGTGTGTTTCGGGCGCGAGAGCGCTTCTATTCGTAAAATACGCGAGAGACGCCCGGAACCGCGCTCCGGGGGCGTTTTGGCCGAGTCAGCGGTCCGAGACCACGGAAAAAAACCCCTACGAATCGAGGAGGGTCAGATTACTGTGACGATTCGCGGAACCCGGCGACACCGAGGTCGTGGAGCGCGGCCGACGTTTCGGCCACGTCGGCGACGAGGTCCTCGTGGTAGTCGACGAGTCGGTCTTCGAGTTCGGGGGAGCCACGCGCGAGCATCTGGACGGCCGACAGCGCCGCGTTGAACGACTTTCCAGCGTCGACGGCGACGATGGGCGCACCCGTGGGCATGCCGATGACGGAGTCGACGGACTTCTCTTGGACGGGGACGCCGACGACGGGGAGTGGATACGCGATGGACGCGGTCATGTTCGGAAGGTCCGCGGACTTGCCGCCCGCGCCCGCGATGATAACTTCGATGCCGCGCGCTTTGGCCGTCTCACCGTAGGCGTACATCAGGTCCGGCGTCCGGTGCGCGGAGACGACGTACGTCTCGTAGGTGAAGCGCTCGTCGGGCGCGTCGTGGAAGTCGGTCTGTTCGCCGAACCCGAGCGTGTCCAGCGCCTCGTGCGCGCCGGACATCACGTCGAGGTCAGAGTCCGACCCCATGATGATGCCAACGTCGGGCGTCGTCTCGGGGTCGATGTCTGCGTCGGCCTGTGCGTGGAGTTCGTCGATGAGGTCCTGTTCGGTCGTCATAGTCTGTGAAGTCGTGTGTGGAAGGGGTGGTTCAGTTCGGTTCTGTGGTGCCTGAAGGATGGTTAGTCCGGGGACCGTTCGTCCGAGTGGTCAGTCGAAGGAGAGACCGTCTCGAAGGGCTCGCGCGCGTTCGAGAAGCTCTTCGACGGTCGCACCGTCGTCACCAGAACGTTCTGCGTTCTGGTTAGCTGCCGGACTGTGTCCGGCAACCTCGCCGACGGCCGTGAGATGTCCCATCTTGCGGAGTGGGCGCACCTCGTCTTTGCCGTACCAGTGGAGCGAGACGCCCGGCTCGGACAGTGGTGCTTCGACGCCCGACAGTCGAGCAGGTTGCGACTCCTCGACGGTTCCGAGGATGTTCGCGCTCACCGTCGGAGCGCGCCGAGTGGTCGCACCGAGTGGCCATCCGAGGACAGCGCGGACGTGCTGTTCGAACTGCGAACAGAGCGCCCCTTCGATGGTCCAGTGGCCCGAGTTGTGTGGGCGTGGTGCGACTTCGTTCACGAGCACCTCGCCGTCGCTCGTCTCGAAGAGTTCGATGCCGAAGACGCCGCGACCGGGCAGGTGCGAGAGAACCTCGCGGGCCACGCGGTTAGCCTCCTCGCGGACCTCGTCTGTCGTCCGGGCCGGGACGATGGTCTCGCGTAGAATCTCGTCCTCGTGGACGTTCTCGCCGACGGGGAAGGTACGAATCTCACCCTCGCCGCGGACGCCGATGACGGAGAGTTCGCGTTCGAAGTCGACGAACGCTTCGGCCATCGCCGGGCCGCCGACCGCTTCGATTGCCGCTTCGGCCTCGGCGGGGTCGGTCACGGGGACGTTCCCGCGGCCGTCGTAGCCACCGGTTCGGGCCTTGAGCATGACTGAACCGAACTCGTCGAGGGCGGCACGCAGGTCGTCTGCGTCGTCCACGCGGTGGAACGGTGGAATCGGGATGTCCGCGTCACCGAAGGTCCGCTTCTGGACGAGTTTATCTTCGATGGTGCGGAGCGCGTCGGGCGACGGGTGGA
The genomic region above belongs to Haloferax marinisediminis and contains:
- a CDS encoding complex I subunit 4 family protein; this encodes MIIEALIAVTFLAALVTFVLPDRYAGKAAFALSLVPVLGSLLMWQQYDASGNALLGGNIAFETDVVWLQLGQYDLHWMVGVDGISLPLVVLTTILTTLAILSSWTPISERESQFYGLMLLMEANLLGVFTALDFFVWFVFWEAVLVPMYFLIGVWGGPRRKYAAIKFFVYTNIASLVMFIGFISLVFGLGDSISSLRLPEIAQALQAGQLSGFAGLSASALASVAFIAMFLGFAVKVPVVPFHTWLPDAHVEAPTPASVMLAGVLLKMGTYALLRFNFTMLPETARSFALPIALVAVASVIYGALLALAQQDLKRIVAYSSVSSMGYVILGLIAYTTYGVGGATFQMVAHGLISGLMFMAVGVIYNTTHTRMVTDMSGMADKMPVTAGIFVAGAFGYMGLPLMAGFAAEFFIFKGAFESTVMAAMPLFTGAAMFGIVIVAGYLLFAMQRTLFGPFEFDGDYEITEAPFHDVAPLAVLLLLTIVLGVQPDIFFTMIQEAVNPILELGGAF
- the nuoL gene encoding NADH-quinone oxidoreductase subunit L: MAGILEFAPAIVLLPFLSFLIALGAGRYMPKGGALAGIGATAGSFLLAVATFFAVSGGQTYNQTIYTWAEGLDAVNLTFGLLIDPLSSMMLVIVTLIAFLVHVFSLGYMNDEGETGLPRYYAGLGLFTASMLGFVVADNLLMAFMFFELVGLCSYLLIGFWFRQDGPPSAAKKAFLVTRFGDYFFLIGVVAVFATFGSAAFAGPEAFPVLAEEALAGEHSVNTFLGMGEQAWFTVVGLLVLGGVVGKSAQFPLHTWLPDAMEGPTPVSALIHAATMVAAGVYLVARMYGFYALTPTTLAIIALIGGFTALFAATMGVVKKEIKQVLAYSTISQYGYMMLGLGAGGYVAATFHLMTHAFFKALLFLGAGSVIIAMHHNENMWDMGGLKKKMPVTYYTFLAGSLALAGIVPFAGFWSKDEVLYETLIHGLGGSPILLAAYAMGLLAVFFTGFYTFRMVFLTFHGEPRSETARDPHGVHWNVKAPLVVLGVLATTAGLVNMVPVEKLLGIKGIDFLHQFLDGSFDSLNAHHYAELLPYSSSYIGGEATTVAIGAAVSLGLALGGAALAYVLYNVPEPVEHTEKLGSIKTVLYNNYYQDEYQVWIATGVVQPISRVLDKFDQGVIDGVVNGVSSVSLFIGSRMKRIQTGVVSNYAALLTLGLTALLLGLGLIGGWFA
- the nuoK gene encoding NADH-quinone oxidoreductase subunit NuoK, which encodes MVPGQYYLVLSAAVFCIGLFGLLTRRNALLFLMSVELMLNAANINLVAFSYYWGNVTGQTFGLFTMALAAAEVAVGIGIILVLYRNFDGVDVTEATTMRW
- a CDS encoding NADH-quinone oxidoreductase subunit J family protein, translating into MTTKPQLKLGSHLVPGLAAVALFVVMAVVFLGASFPNPQGFAEGANLTASIGYTMFNLGFGSVEGESMLVAFEIIDLVLVAALVGAVLLARREGESGEMRTILADGGQELKCTLFDNDEEGDQ
- a CDS encoding NADH-quinone oxidoreductase subunit J, with product MVYETIAFALFALITVGCSLGVVLVRDIWHSALLLGGALLSVAVHYVMLQAEFLAAMQILVYVGGVLILITFAVMLTRINPEVSRT
- a CDS encoding NuoI/complex I 23 kDa subunit family protein, which encodes MIGILKGMAVTLKHALDGQTFTVEYPEEAPEVSPRFRGVHKFSQERCIWCRQCENVCPNDTIQIVQDDKRNGEQYNLHIGQCIYCRLCEEVCPVDAILLTQNFEFTADTKNDFVYNKEQLKNVPWYKDIDPLNSRNPDRNAWIGEGEGEVDYQ
- a CDS encoding complex I subunit 1/NuoH family protein, encoding MTTTLQATTLPDTISGLLGLEGVLGDVVGGLIGAFIIANIMLITTAIAGPWAKRKITAAFGDRIAVNRIGPFGLLVIIPDAVRLMSKELIVPEGVDRPAWDLAPMIIPFSALLGFAVIPMGSGIQLADPETGLAFAFAAASIASLGLVMSGYASNNKFSLIGALRAVAANIAYEIPLVITAASVVIFAGSLRMSEIVAVQAEPLLTVAGVSIPTWFAFVNPFAFALFIIANLAEIGRNPFDIPEAPTEIVAGYQTEYSSIYFVLIYLGEFIHIFLGGAIAATLFLGGPAGPVLPGFIWFTIKIWAFFLFTQWARSAVPRLRVDQFLEIGWKGMLVLSFANLVLTAIIVGVIA
- a CDS encoding NADH-quinone oxidoreductase subunit D; translated protein: MSLEEQEPSEDAIQERSRGDELADLLGDLVLSREEHLNAPGFVIRPDQVQETLFKLRDEAGFDHLSCVTAQEYEDRYESIYHLTKYDERTDEVSIVVPTSKDNPVSQSAEPVFRTADWHEREAYDLVGIQYEDHPDLRRILLPETWQGHPLGLDYDQDRPQIATLTEHANPLEQDSRGDEGNTMYINIGPHHPATHGVLHVETVVDGEQVVDLEPDIGYLHRCEEQICQQGTYRHQIMPYPDRWDYISAGLLNEWAYARTAEDLADIEVPEYAQIIRTMGAELCRIASHMIALGTFALDVYGDFTAIFMYAMRDREIVQNILEDLTGQRMMFNYFRLGGVVWDLPEPREEFFEKIRDFIDDLPEALEEYHDMITSNEILQARTVGTGVLPPEVAKSYGATGPVARGSGIDYDLRRDDPYGYYDKLDWDVVVEDGCDNFSRLLVRMREVEESAKIIQQCVDLLEDWPEDERNIQANVPRTLKPDEDTEIYRAVEGAKGELGIYIRADGTDKPARFKIRSPCFSNLQTLPEMSEGEYIPDMIASLGSLDIVLGEVDR
- a CDS encoding NADH-quinone oxidoreductase subunit B, with amino-acid sequence MSSEQKPFVTDDTQVQTETRDARMSGADDRFNSKLREAFGSSPFILTKFDKFMNWVRGSSMFMLQFGIACCSIEMMHTYAIKHDLDRFAAGVPRASPRQADVIIVPGTIVSKFAPRMKRVYDQMPEPKFVVGMGSCTISGGPFHEGYNVIKGAEEVIPVDIHIPGCPPRPEALIYGIAKLQERIANGESSPVTVKPYELEQFGDLPRDEIVDKLAEQIDEDDLVMRYNWADSP
- a CDS encoding NADH-quinone oxidoreductase subunit A; the protein is MSDWIAIGAMGVVAVGLPLVMMAMSAMLRPSVPEQGKSATYESGEVPTGTARVQFNIQYYMVALLFVVFDIETVLIFPWTVIYRSALEQGASLGTILTPMLVFIGVLVVGLVWAWRNGAVKWVKSPQANRRKTERQDA
- the purE gene encoding 5-(carboxyamino)imidazole ribonucleotide mutase, producing MTTEQDLIDELHAQADADIDPETTPDVGIIMGSDSDLDVMSGAHEALDTLGFGEQTDFHDAPDERFTYETYVVSAHRTPDLMYAYGETAKARGIEVIIAGAGGKSADLPNMTASIAYPLPVVGVPVQEKSVDSVIGMPTGAPIVAVDAGKSFNAALSAVQMLARGSPELEDRLVDYHEDLVADVAETSAALHDLGVAGFRESSQ
- a CDS encoding 5-(carboxyamino)imidazole ribonucleotide synthase produces the protein MTVTVPGPTLGVVGGGQLGRMLAEAASPLGVDIVVLDPTPDCPAAAVADQIVGDFDDPDAMAELAARADALTFEIELADPDLLDELADKEGIAVHPSPDALRTIEDKLVQKRTFGDADIPIPPFHRVDDADDLRAALDEFGSVMLKARTGGYDGRGNVPVTDPAEAEAAIEAVGGPAMAEAFVDFERELSVIGVRGEGEIRTFPVGENVHEDEILRETIVPARTTDEVREEANRVAREVLSHLPGRGVFGIELFETSDGEVLVNEVAPRPHNSGHWTIEGALCSQFEQHVRAVLGWPLGATTRRAPTVSANILGTVEESQPARLSGVEAPLSEPGVSLHWYGKDEVRPLRKMGHLTAVGEVAGHSPAANQNAERSGDDGATVEELLERARALRDGLSFD